A genomic region of Arachis hypogaea cultivar Tifrunner chromosome 5, arahy.Tifrunner.gnm2.J5K5, whole genome shotgun sequence contains the following coding sequences:
- the LOC112802816 gene encoding probable methyltransferase PMT16 — MAGGDSTPPPYHPTSKPSKHTTTTTCKKTNLYTLVALLCIISYLFGSYQQNPSSSATTTTTTTKTTLPTCIQNPTTTTSRTSTTPRKPTHLDFTSHHNATFPTTTTTTAAATTSKHYPSCPVKLSEYTPCEDHTRSLRFPRDKMIYRERHCPSKKEVLKCRIPAPHGYKNPFPWPSSRDVAWYANVPHRELTVEKAVQNWIRYDGDKFRFPGGGTMFPNGADKYIDDIGKLIDLKHGSVRTAVDTGCGVASWGAYLLSRDIITMSIAPRDTHEAQVQFALERGVPAIIGVLASKRLPFPSRAFDMAHCSRCLIPWAQYDGVYLNEVDRILRPGGYWILSGPPINWKRYWRGWERKKEDLNEEQTKIEKVAQSLCWKKLVEKGDIAIWQKPKHHLKCSQNSRPFCDPQDNPDKAWYTDMKTCLSRLPEVSDNDETAGGALENWPERLTATPPRIYMETIKGVTPSTFIKDNQLWKKRISYYKKVNSQLGKAGRYRNLLDMNAHLGGFAASLVEYPVWVMNVVPVQAKVDTLGAIYERGLIGTYHNWCEAMSTYPRTYDLIHADSVFSLYNQRCELEDILLEMDRILRPEGSVIIRDDVDILVKVKSIVNGLNWESQIVDHEDGPLEREKLLFAVKNYWTAPKASNSS; from the exons ATGGCCGGCGGTGACTCCACGCCACCGCCCTACCACCCAACCTCAAAACCTTCCAaacacaccaccaccaccacctgcaAGAAGACCAACCTCTACACCCTCGTAGCACTCCTCTGCATCATCTCCTACCTCTTCGGCTCATACCAACAAAACCCCTCCTCctccgccaccaccaccaccaccaccaccaaaacCACCCTCCCCACCTGCATCCAAAACCCCACAACCACCACCAGCCGCACCTCAACAACTCCCAGAAAACCCACCCACCTAGACTTCACCTCCCACCACAACGCCACCTTCCCCACAACCACCACGACCACCGCCGCCGCCACCACCTCGAAACACTACCCGTCATGCCCAGTGAAGCTCAGCGAATACACCCCCTGCGAGGACCACACTCGCTCTCTCCGCTTCCCCCGTGACAAGATGATTTACAGAGAGAGACACTGCCCTTCGAAGAAGGAAGTCTTGAAGTGTCGCATTCCGGCGCCGCACGGTTACAAGAACCCGTTTCCATGGCCCTCGAGCAGGGACGTGGCATGGTACGCCAACGTGCCACACAGAGAGCTCACGGTGGAGAAGGCCGTTCAGAACTGGATCCGTTACGACGGCGACAAGTTCAGGTTCCCCGGCGGCGGCACCATGTTCCCCAACGGCGCCGATAAGTACATTGACGACATTGGAAAGTTGATTGATCTCAAACATGGTTCCGTTCGCACCGCCGTTGATACTGGCTGTGGG GTTGCAAGTTGGGGAGCATATCTTCTATCCCGTGACATAATAACAATGTCAATAGCACCAAGAGACACACACGAAGCACAAGTTCAGTTTGCTCTTGAAAGAGGTGTTCCCGCCATTATTGGTGTTCTTGCATCTAAGAGGCTCCCATTTCCCTCTAGAGCTTTTGACATGGCACATTGCTCTCGCTGCCTAATTCCATGGGCTCAATATG ATGGGGTTTATCTAAACGAAGTTGATCGGATTCTGCGGCCCGGAGGCTATTGGATCCTGTCCGGGCCACCCATCAATTGGAAGAGATATTGGAGAGGTTGGGAAAGAAAAAAGGAGGATCTGAATGAAGAGCAGACCAAAATTGAGAAGGTGGCTCAAAGTCTATGTTGGAAGAAGCTTGTAGAGAAGGGTGATATTGCTATTTGGCAGAAACCCAAACACCATTTGAAATGCTCCCAAAATAGTAGACCTTTCTGCGACCCACAAGATAACCCTGACAAGGCATG GTACACTGACATGAAGACATGTTTGAGTCGTCTGCCAGAAGTGTCAGACAATGATGAAACTGCAGGAGGGGCATTGGAGAATTGGCCAGAGAGGCTAACAGCCACCCCACCAAGGATTTACATGGAGACCATAAAAGGGGTTACACCTTCAACCTTCATAAAGGACAATCAATTATGGAAGAAAAGGATATCATATTACAAGAAAGTTAACAGTCAGCTAGGTAAAGCTGGGAGATACAGAAACCTTCTTGACATGAATGCTCACTTGGGTGGATTTGCTGCTTCTCTTGTTGAGTACCCTGTTTGGGTCATGAATGTGGTTCCTGTTCAAGCCAAAGTTGACACACTTGGAGCAATTTATGAAAGGGGATTGATAGGAACATACCATAATTG GTGTGAAGCAATGTCCACTTATCCTAGAACTTATGATTTAATTCATGCTGATTCAGTCTTCAGCCTTTACAACCAAAG ATGTGAATTAGAAGACATTCTGCTAGAAATGGATAGGATTCTTAGGCCAGAAGGAAGTGTAATAATCAGAGATGATGTTGATATATTAGTAAAAGTAAAGAGTATAGTCAACGGATTGAATTGGGAGAGTCAAATTGTTGACCATGAAGATGGGCCTCTTGAAAGAGAGAAACTTTTATTTGCTGTGAAGAATTATTGGACAGCTCCTAAAGCTTCAAACAGTAGttag
- the LOC112802819 gene encoding phosphopantothenoylcysteine decarboxylase, translating to MKTEVWKTEVWKTEVWKTELEFLNASTVMPHSPRRLTWRSIRIMHISNLELFASNAGIGSRPLPHSINIKLSAFTGLLLGSHRSGEPGVIPAVDIESRTRLSVMASSDIVRGKTYAEAVAVYMDDDQWILWEKKEVLCLHAELCMWADAVVIAPLSVHALGKFAGGYCDTLLTSVVRAWNCAKKPLFVVSCMDPLWKENYITLRNYNHTGNSEARWGNA from the exons ATGAAGACGGAAGTGTGGAAGACGGAGGTGTGGAAGACGGAGGTGTGGAAGACGGAGCTGGAATTTTTGAATGCGTCAACTGTTATGCCACATTCACCACGAAGATTGACTTGGAGATCCATTCGAATAATGCACATTTCAAATTTAGAGTTGTTTGCATCAAATGCGGGAATAGGTTCGAGACCTCTTCCTCACTCGATCAACATAAAATTGAG TGCGTTTACTGGGCTCCTTTTAGGCAGCCACCGCAGCGGAGAGCCAGGCGTCATCCCCGCCGTTGATATTGAATCTAG AACAAGACTCAGTGTGATGGCCTCATCAGATATTGTGAGGGGAAAAACATACGCCGAAGCGGTGGCCGTGTATATGGACGATGATCAGTGGATCTTGTGGGAGAAAAAAGAGGTTCTATGCCTTCATGCTGAGCTTTGTATGTGGGCTGATGCCGTGGTCATTGCTCCATTATCTGTACATGCCCTTGGAAAG TTTGCGGGAGGATATTGTGACACTTTGCTAACAAGTGTTGTGAGAGCATGGAACTGCGCAAAAAAGCCATTGTTTGTAGTATCATGCATGGACCCTTTGTGGAAGGAAAATTATATCACATTGAGAAACTATAATCACACTGGTAATTCAGAAGCAAGATGGGGAAATGCCTGA